Within Haematobia irritans isolate KBUSLIRL chromosome 2, ASM5000362v1, whole genome shotgun sequence, the genomic segment cgaaaatggtccgtatcggtccatgttttggtatagccccaaatagactgatctcccgattttacttcttgggcttctagaattcgtattttttattgaattaggTTTTGTAGTCTGACCACATAATAACCATCTGCCATTGGTGTACAAAAATACCCCTATAAAAATAGACAAACATTATTTCATCCCTTGGTAAATCCATTTCACCTACagatcaaaagcctttgttgttagcacctttcgtaattattttcttagtttattatgattgtaaatcttgtaataaattaataaaatctcaatataatctgccctttcatttaatattggaTTTTGGTTATGGTAATAAATAACATCGAGGACGGTTGCAAACCAAACAATTAATATGAgattgcgacaaccaatgcaaagttgGTCCAACATACTACCATGCAGGTACAATGGCCAAAGgttagttgtgctgacagataccattgatagttgatggaacctcctgctttcggttggcaaataatttggttgaggcaacgaatttgttttctgggtgtggtggttatttaagattcagcccggccgaacttgctgcatatacttgtttaaattagtTTAGTTCTCCGATAAAAGCGatgcacaaaataacatattgtaccaatttattgtaAACTTAAATAGTTTTACATATCTTATTTACAACTTCAAACTATTATGGGTTTGCGTGGTCCGTAATGTCTATTCAAACCTTTGTTGTATCAGCAAATGACTAGCTGGAGTTTTGACAATTTGCAATTActatggaaattggctctaataagtCAAAAAGTGGCTCTAATAAGTCACATATCATCATCttagatatcatcgaattctctGCCTAGTTCACgcgactgaagtattttgagtttgcgacttatgtttctttttctacatttacgacgtgtgacgtttacaactttgtgaCAGTCGTAAACCTAAaatagtttgatacagaccatctctagtggcattggttagcatgctcgccgtggaaccacggtggttccctatAATTATGAAGCAATATTTCTAATTTTCGCATGATAATTAGAGGACCAATTTTAATCGGTTCGATTGGTTCCGCCATGAGACTTCAAAAGACAAATATTGagagtcagtttatatggggttatatagaattatgaaccgatatggaccattgttTTAATGATTAGCGGAAAGCATATACTGATCATGTACATAATTTCAAcattatcggatgaaatttggtgttcCACGAATTTGAACGGGTCGGTtcgctttataagggggctatatatagttgtggaccgatatggatcaatttttgcatgattattagagggcatatactaacatcacgtagcaaatttcaacaggatcggattaaatttactCTTTCAAGAGACTGCTGAAATCAAATCTCGGAGTTGGTGTATATGCGATCAAAATGAAACAGAAACGTTCACGAAGAATCAAAactgaatgttcacgatttcggccacgggcgttcacgttttcttgaacggctttcgtttatatgtggccatgaaaagtcttaaagtattcgttagacgttcttatgACAACTCCATCGGAGATGCAATGGAGCAGACAATTAAGATTTGAGTCACGGTAGCGTTACcaatacgttttcagatcatggtaTCATTTTATCGTTATCAGATTGATATCGTCTGTTCTCTGTTTGACacaacatgtgtgttgattaacTTTAATGAACGCATCATTTTGAAAACTACACGCTACGCTGCTCATGATTTTTGCTATAGGTGTATTCATATcttttttgaggaaaatttaaaattttatagaaatgttgtatTGACTTGCGATTACAAAAATAGTGTTTATCTTATTaacaatgttttaattttttgatttttttaatgcttatttatctGGAAGCATCTTTTAAATCTGATTACAGTGAATATGAACATTAGGCCAACTGACATTGTATCTATTTTCGTTTTATCTCTTTTTCATTGTGACCTTCTCTTCCGTTTAACACAGCGCATAAAACAACAGATAAGATGAGCATAGCGACAGACaagccaacaacaacaacaacaccctaCCATGTCCGGCATTGTTGATAAAAGCATAGAAGAAGCatttagtcagtgttgccaactccccaaggccaaaaagcaccaaaaatatgttataaattctaacataccaccttccaccacaaaatcgaaaattaaacgctctactaaaaaaaaaaaaaaaatcagttttaatgctttcgtccaattcattttgatcagtgatgtttttcaactttcaaaatattaatatatggaaggagtctattgcttatttcagttgtgcgtgcttttctgaatctaatacaaacgtttttaatgacatctttaccaaattcaaaaattcgacactcatcgctcgactttcctacagaataccctaaataacaatattaattaaaaaataatcaataccatcttcataacaatcaaattctatatttggcaataaatttgagttttttcggctcttgaaagtctaatcaaaatttttgtatcaattaaacttaatactgttcaaaataaaaaagcactaaatgaaaatgccagaaagcaccaagttggtgctttttttgaaaaggcaccaaaaaggcaatttggtgctttttagaaatcaaaaagcactaaatttggtgctaaaagcaacaaattggcaacactgcattTAGTAATAACCAGACATATTGTGTTTATAAGTGAGAAAAGagatttcattaaaagaaaGTATGAAGAGAAAGCATATTTCGATTACTTCTCTCACCCATCCTCTCAAttctaaacaaaatgtttataaacaGTTTATCAAGAAAAATAAAGATACATTATATATTGTTTAATAAATagtacaacaaataaaatatatgattGAACTACATGGAAGGGTTTGCTCCCAAAATACtttataattttccaaaaacagcaattctgtaaataaataaaaaaatacgaaattaaaTTCTGTAGGCTTTTATTTAATGTgttcaataaatataaatctatagattttgattTCAGGATTGTCAACACAACTATGGCGACTGGCGGATGTCAACACAACCATATCGATTGGCGGATGGCGAACATCGTTTGTGTGACGGCTGGCGGTTCATCTTAGAGGTGTGaatgtgagtaatattttactcaagcacactcacgacggaaaaatcttactcacgtacCATCACTcaagatattgtttggtaggactcacgcactctcacgaaatgaaaatttgtactcacgcacgaaatgtcgtgactcacgaataattttatgactaattTACCTTATGGACATGATAAACGTCGTCGGCTgacctaaatttttgcctccggcggcggcagaTTGATGGCTATGCCCATATACATTTGTCTGTTCGGCGACGGACAATTATtcattaaaatcaaattgagGTTATACGAATGGCtgggagcagagaatgaagttcatttttgtcggcggaggctgacactaaatttttgtctccggcggcggcggctgagccgatataaatttgactATTCGGCGGCGAACAATTATCCAttctaaaatcaatttgaagttattcgaatggtaatgagataagttttacaaccaatcttaaatttacatttcattcagattttctaaggtaaatttttgcaaaattattataacactTTAAAATAGATTGATTGTGGGTGAAAggctcaacattttggcaaaaattacgacaattattaaacatttttctgaattaaacccatatttttgattaattggcggctaaatttgagtcgagacgagtcgacatattcggcggcggcttcattctctggttacGAGACAAccaatcagagaatgaagccgatccATTGGCGGctgaatttgagtcgagatgagtcgacatattcggcggaggcgtcgactggcaaaaaatggtcggcggcacgactcggcggcttcattgtctgcattagcgtagctagacaattttcctaggggggggctatagcctaaactaaataaaaatcagACTTTATCATAACTAGACagctaatttataataaagcaactaaaagtagttccacactttttcccagcaagaaaattgggagttgttataaaggcataactttaaaagcacttccaaaaatgtcctcacaaagaagttcattattttaacacaatttttataactcgttttttatattcttaatgggtattttttgtttcaaataggataaaaaagtaagaattaataaaatgacaaaaattatttaaatgatgtcgaaaaaaatctacttccattctagaaaaattgcgaagttttgaaaatattttaggtcaaacgttcccatttcccattatttatttgggaaaatatcaatatgaattttttaattcacattcaaaatactgaattcggatcacaccttaagaagtgatgcaaattcagtgcaacggttgttgaaatggtgggcatccgtcctatgacatgtccatcttaaattcatcgcttctacgccaattttgcatcacttccggacaCATAAAGAACAGTTTcataacttttttggcgattCTGGTTTTTTTGCACCGTTATTCATTTataaaagaatagttttaatatcaattacaatttttgtaattaaatcgaCTAAAACTCTGactaaacaaatcaataaaggtgctttagttattaaactaaacataaatttaagaacttaaatcataagttcaaccaaagttttatttcataaatatcagacttcaaacattaacttataataaataattcacTTCATACGCTTATGATTGTctgcaaccaatcttacaatgaaGTTAACATTCCATTAAAATCTTCTTAGCTAGAATATTGTACAattgttaggttaagttaggttacactgaaaaaacagcgaatccaccaggaagaaaacttgtggttaattttagaaaatgttgaatatttttagaaaattttaactaaacagtattacaaacgctggcatcacggcgatatcacaaaaataagtaaatatttttcgacaaatacaagaacatttattaaacataactaagtttttttaacatattaaagaaaattttgtagtttaaagcaaagaattggagttcaaaacggcaagaatgtctttagtgacatacgaagttcatgatggacgcatttttggtaaaatttacaaatttaaagaaattctgaactattttgtggaatacacgaatttagttaatctttatgcttcatttgagtacatttttttcggtttttgttaatttaactaacgtaaacaaaaaattattaaagtaaaggcaactttctccaaacataataattccatgaactaaagtaaagttaaattgactttagtgagAGAGAGAATagagagttcaatttttttcttttgagtgtaggcggcagcccgatgtatgaggctcactttgactattcagcccattgtgataccacattggtgaacttctctcttatcactgagtgctacccgattccatgttaagctcaatgacaagggacctcctttttataaccgagtccgaacggcgatccacattgcagtgaatccacttagagaagctttgaaaccctcagaaatacaccagcattactgaggtggaataatccaccgctgaaaaactttttggtgttcggtcgaagcaggaatcgaacccacgaccttgtgtatgcaaggcgggcatgctaaccattgcaccacggtggctccccaaatTGTACAATTGTTGCAGTAGCTTGATATTGAGTGATTGAGCGGCTAAGTTTGAGTCGAAATGAGTAGACATATTCCGCGGAGCTGTCGActagcaaaaaatggtcggaGGCAAAAATGAAGCATAACATAACTtcgtatttcccacaaaataatttagaatttcttaaaattcttaAATATTACAACAATTGCGCCCATCTGGAACTTGGTATGGGGCTAAAAACAGTTTTGCAATTTCGAActacaatttatttctttaaactacgaaattttctttaacaagtgaagcaaattattatgtttaataTATATTGATTTATCATTATAAAGACAAAAAAGACGGACTAAAGAAACCTTATAATAAACTTACCTATAAATACAGGTGTAATTCGGATGTCCATGATTTGATTCAAACTCAAATCGTAAATATTCTATTCGATCATTTGTTATAACTGTGTAACGTTGGCTAAGTTCATCGGGATTGTTATGAAATCTGTATTTTCCCAAAGAGAATTCATAGAAGTCACCATATATGCCCTGAAATAAATGTTCAAAACTAGCATGAAAGGCTTAAATAAAATAACGGAAAgtacacaaacaaaattttctaattcaattacgaaattaattaatccatttattttttttaattgaaatagttTTAATCACGAAAATCAATCCCCCaattgaatataaatttaaaaatatttttgattaaaaaattaatgactctttcaattaattatttaattggtacaattaagatttaattaatttttgcaacAAATCTCAATGATTTAtatattcgtaattattttacCTGTAGATGAAGTAAATTTCTTGTAaatctttctttatttttctttggaatTGAGCCAATATTTAACGATTCTAGTATGCATATAGAAACTAACCAGAATCTCTAATTACAcgtgtttttatttggaaatattttttaattgaatttaaattttaattgatataattattttttttaatttaattaaaaagttaattttatcacttattttttaattgattacattttgaacctcaatcaaatttttaattggaattatttttgtgatatatttttttttttgtatatgaatatggaaacaaatttttcaataaaattttaattgaaaaagtacaattttaattaaatacaatACCATGCGGTATCATTCTCATACCATATAAGGTTGATTTATTACATATACCAAATGGTATTAATTTgaaatgtgaaatttttctctgggtttatacatacataaattCTAAAATCCATTGGGGCAGACGATGTATCCAGAGTGGGTGTTTGGTTCCGTGAGATATGTGCCAGTACAATTTGATCTacatatatctataaaaaaacgaTAACATTATTTTCTCCGAAAATCATAGATTATTGATGGTTATGATTATACCCCATAGGCTAGTTGAATTGTTACATCAGCTTTATCGTTTTTAAAGGCAAAACAATTTCCCGGCTCCATGCCAGATcttaacatttttataggaGGATTTGTTGAGAAGCCCATTCCCATccatgttttgaaaaaattcgttgTGAATGGTGGTTCTGCTTTAAATTGCAAAATCTTTGCTCCTAATTCTGCAGAAGCATAATTTATCCTTTCATCGACTATTTTCGCTGTGTTTTCATTTTGAGCCTGATTTCCACCTTTAAGCATCTTTTTAAGAGAATATAAATCTTCCCAAATTCCAGTTAAACGTTTCTTCAGCATGTTATCGACCATATCTGAAATATGATAATAAGAGTCCCTTCCAGAGGCTGGTGTGCGTAAAACTAAATGCTTTACAAGAATGTAAGTAGGAAAAACTTTGATACTAACAAATTAAACTTACAGCGATTTCATCAACATCCTCCCGTAATCGTTCGATTTTTCTCGTATTTTGTATGTTGTTGGAAATTTGCGAATACACAAAAACACTGATTAAACATGTAGTGATAACATAGCAGACACATATACGAATATTATAGAGCTCTaacattattaataaataagatCAATTAATAACCAAACAgttcaaatataaaatgtttaacgTCTCTTATTTGACATTTGTATTAATCACATAATTCACAATAACATAATTCAGAGATgggatttccaaagaaaagaatCTACGTCTCATGTCCATTCACAGCGCtgcagtttgtctgcacaccgcagATGGCGTTGTTCATATtacaattctgaagatttttgacaaaacagcGCAAATCTTAtttccccagcaaaaactaggtaaccacatctcattacaattgacattaccaggagtaaagctgtcattacacgttgcattacattacgtgagttataatgactaaattgtaatgacaaaaataaatacttctcggtaattttcgaattgttattttcaaatttttaggcagttgtagttaacgaattaataaaatagaataaatgatggtaccattaggtatgaTTATTAACATAATCGAGcacatacataaaaaatcaaaaagaatatttaatgtaacggtaattctggaaaattttccgttaagaaattttcatcacaaatatttcataataattgtgtttaatgacattatcatattatgttttaaataaatgcttttttatacctcattcaaattacacttccaaaatgagcttaaactaaatttaaaatgttatttgccttataaaaaagatacttaaaatccacttttagtagatttcgaaccttatgtgaattggctattggatatattataacgtaattcacgaatccaactcccttaaacacaacctacatttatttatattttaagtgtgaaattaatttgcgtataatcttatttagattatttattagattttttgtctatttatacaatattcgtttctattcaagtagttctcctattacagcatcactcgccatattttgatccattgtaatcggcgatagaaatcaatattttcgagatttggttggctGATACAATAAGTGTCTGTTTTGCaaactttggtgtatctacgaataagtcattatatattaggtgattatatgctataaatgcactacttattttatggccgaaagtatgcctggggagaagtactttccttctaggacatgcgtatgtaaatgtaatccgaagcgatgccaattaataagtggttattaatttctaaataggcttacctacaaaattaccgggtaatgagagtttttgctgggtcatattaaaaaaacaaagtttaaagTT encodes:
- the spag4 gene encoding sperm-associated antigen 4, yielding MLELYNIRICVCYVITTCLISVFVYSQISNNIQNTRKIERLREDVDEIAHLVLRTPASGRDSYYHISDMVDNMLKKRLTGIWEDLYSLKKMLKGGNQAQNENTAKIVDERINYASAELGAKILQFKAEPPFTTNFFKTWMGMGFSTNPPIKMLRSGMEPGNCFAFKNDKADVTIQLAYGIYVDQIVLAHISRNQTPTLDTSSAPMDFRIYGIYGDFYEFSLGKYRFHNNPDELSQRYTVITNDRIEYLRFEFESNHGHPNYTCIYRIAVFGKL